A genomic segment from Biomphalaria glabrata chromosome 16, xgBioGlab47.1, whole genome shotgun sequence encodes:
- the LOC106080121 gene encoding uncharacterized protein LOC106080121 gives MDQFRYLDQWYFDYCVHISIQNAKEKNWRKINEIESKCMGILSGFLEISELNKLKAQFLIIIVFLKKISCLEQCDNEDNDTTEDDISIFDMLNQLISSLEDLCKHKEQGDSFKICLAKTLQYRLQTCRTHSSLLTAEERESIEAESLKTLNTMKIGKPKKKATVKPDSLIAMIVEAISNLYEKLETPLILTLLGCHLEIEKDEVWLKDVVAGNRPNLEKQINKEIIKCSGNPKVNLKKTLAAIKEKVLKNEEVKDALSIQLMKLKFHAALNKKKFFRSVSLREAAHSLRNAAVQTYSVITETNSAQTDLSHIALTDKSSLDGKNTPSLSHEAPSLKTRVKGRPEAASTSLHQESISTLAKAPPSVSSAHITSDQQAQMTVKKSPKTSSTGLRTLSGQQKSGIALTSTKGSISGPSTSSTSDQQVPTSVRTSAKIPSHDPEDSSSSSHHQEIFSVNKSNADKLASPNKNCHSPQKKPKSAKIHSPVGELSPSSNVSSPHEDFQAHQKSRNADSNVSSLVIDEYPSPVRKIKSSKAGSAAEKIPSATKTKSSKMVLVLEKLPSTVNKVKSSKALLPDEETSLPAHNSASTDSASPVGKSSSKATRTKSTDMTSDIEENCSSPKKARVDDSDDDFSISESVFKKPLPTVTARQSLLDFKALHKPPSHICVVSGKWSLDEEEKLLRCTVEIGEGNWVQIKEAMQTLRSSQQLKDKWRNLSESRKKAAMRTYQRI, from the exons ATGGATCAGTTCCGATACCTGGATCAGTGGTATTTTGATTATTGTGTACATATTTCTATTCAGAacgctaaagaaaaaaattggaGAAAGATAAATGAAATCGAAAGTAAATGCATGG GTATCCTGTCTGGCTTTCTAGAAATCAGTGAGCTAAACAAACTGAAAgctcagtttctcatcattatAGTTTTCCTAAAAAAGATTTCATGCTTAGAACAGTGTGATAACgaggacaatgatactacaGAAGATGATATCAGCATTTTTGATATGTTGAACCAGTTAATTAGTTCTCTGGAGGATCTTTGTAAACATAAAGAACAGGGTGACAGTTTCAAGATTTGTCTGGCTAAAACTCTCCAATac CGACTACAGACATGCAGAACTCATTCTTCCCTACTGACTGCAGAGGAACGGGAATCCATAGAAGCAGAAAGTTTAAAGACACTAAATACTATGAAAATtggaaaaccaaaaaaaaag gctACAGTAAAACCAGATAGTCTCATTGCGATGATTGTTGAAGCCATTTCTAATCTCTATGAGAAACTGGAAACTCCACTTATTCTGACT CTATTAGGCTGCCACCTAGAAATAGAAAAGGATGAGGTTTGGCTTAAAGATGTTGTGGCAGGTAACAG acccaatttagaaaaacaaataaacaaagagATTATCAAATGCAGTGGAAACCCAAAAGTGAACCTGAAAAAAACTCTTGCTGCTATTAAAGAGAAAGTGTTAAAAAATGAAGAA gtaaaAGATGCTTTATCGATTCagttaatgaaattaaaattccaTGCAGCTCTGAACAAGAAAAAATTTTTCAGATCAGTTTCATTGCGGGAAGCGGCTCATTCATTGAGGAATGCAGCTGTGCAAACATATTCAGTAATAACTGAGACAAATTCAGCTCAAACTGATCTGTCACACATTGCTCTAACAGATAAATCTTCACTTGATGGCAAAAACACACCTTCACTATCACATGAAGCACCAAGCTTAAAAACAAGAGTCAAAGGTCGGCCTGAAGCTGCTTCGACATCATTGCATCAGGAGTCTATTTCCACTTTAGCTAAAGCTCCACCTAGTGTTTCTAGTGCTCACATAACATCAGACCAACAGGCTCAAATGACTGTTAAAAAATCACCAAAAACTTCATCTACTGGCCTGAGGACATTATCAGGCCAGCAGAAATCAGGAATAGCACTGACATCAACAAAAGGCTCAATCAGTGGCCCAAGCACATCTTCAACCTCAGACCAACAGGTGCCCACCTCTGTTCGGACATCAGCGAAAATTCCATCCCATGACCCTGAAGATTCATCCTCCTCAAGCCATCATCAGGAGATATTCTCTGTAAATAAATCTAATGCAGATAAGTTAGCATCACCCAATAAAAACTGCCATTCTCCTCAAAAGAAGCCAAAATCTGCTAAAATACATTCACCTGTTGGTGAGCTATCCCCTTCTAGTAATGTTTCATCACCCCATGAAGACTTCCAAGCACATCAAAAGAGCAGGAATGCAGATAGTAACGTTTCATCTTTAGTAATAGATGAGTATCCATCACCTGTTCGTAAAATAAAATCTTCTAAAGCAGGATCAGCTGCGGAAAAGATACCTTCTGCAACCAAAACCAAATCCTCCAAGATGGTGTTGGTTCTTGAAAAACTTCCCTCCACTGTAAATAAAGTCAAATCGTCTAAAGCTCTATTACCCGATGAAGAAACTTCACTACCTGCTCACAACTCTGCATCAACAGATTCAGCTTCCCCTGTTGGAAAAAGCTCATCTAAAGCTACAAGAACAAAATCAACTGACATGACATCAGACATTGAAGAAAATTGTTCATCTCCAAAGAAAGCAAGAGTTGATGATA GTGATGATGACTTTAGCATCTCAGAATCAGTCTTCAAGAAACCTTTGCCTACAGTTACTGCCAGACAAAGCCTGTTGGACTTCAAAGCCCTG CACAAACCCCCGTCCCACATTTGTGTTGTCTCTGGCAAGTGGTCATTGGATGAAGAGGAAAAGTTGCTTCGATGCACTGTGGAGATTGGTGAAG GTAACTGGGTCCAGATTAAAGAAGCTATGCAAACTCTACGCTCTAGCCAACAGTTGAAGGACAAATGGAGGAATTTATCAGAGTCTAGGAAGAAAGCAGCCATGAGAACGTATCAAAGAATATAG